The DNA region CCGTGAAATTATAATCTAAAATATTACCAAAATTTTTCACTAAGAAATCCGTAACAATGGTACCGATATCAGTTGGCACTAACTTTCCTTTATCAGAACCTGTATTTTCTTTTAATACTTTCTCACCCACTTTACCTGATTGCAAAGTAAGCTGCGTATAATTACGTTCCTGACCTTCTAAATTTCCTTTTTCTACATAATTTCTATTGATAATTGTAGAAATTGTTGGTGCATAAGTTGAAGGACGTCCAATTCCTAATTCTTCTAATTTTTTAACTAAGGAAGCTTCGGTATATCTTGCTGCAGGACGTGAATAACGTTCCGTAGCGGTAATGAAATTATTTTGTAAATTTTCATTTACTTTCAAAGCAGGCAACATTCCTTCTTGTTCTTCCTCGTCGTCATCATGCCCCTCCAAATACACCTTCAAGAAGCCTTCAAAAAGCAATACTTCTCCTGAAGCAGTAAACAACTCATTATGATTATTTGCTGCAATTTTAACATTAGTACGTTCTAATTTCGCATCACTCATTTGCGAAGCTAATGTTCTTTTCCAAATCAAATCGTAAAGCCTAGCTTGATCCCTATCAATATCAACCGTATGACGTGACATATCTGTAGGACGGATTGCTTCGTGTGCTTCCTGTGCTCCTTTGCTTTTGTTAGCAAATGTTCTAGGGTTAGAAAACTCCTTTCCATAAGACTTAATGATTTCAGCCTGAGCCGCATCCATAGCTTCTTTGGACAAATTCACACTATCCGTTCTCATGTAGGTAATCAATCCCGCCTCATACAAACGTTGTGCTAACTGCATTGTAATTCCAACAGGCAAATACAATTTACGAGCCGCTTCTTGTTGTAAAGTCGAAGTGGTAAAAGGAGCTGTAGGTGATTTTTTGGTTGGTTTCGTTTCTAAATCAGCTACTTTATAAGTCGAACCAATATTTTTATTTAAAAAATCTTCAGCTTCTTTTTTAGTATTGAAATTTTTAGGCAATTTAGCTTTAAAAGTTTTTCCGGCTTCATTTGTAAATTCGGCAACAACGGAATAAGTAGCTACAGCTTTAAAATCTTGAATTTCGCGTTCACGTTCTACAATCAATCGAACAGAAACTGACTGAACACGTCCAGCCGAAAGTCCACCTTTAATTTTTCTCCATAAAACCGGCGATAATTCATAACCCACCAAACGATCTAAAACACGACGCGCTTGTTGAGCGTTTACCAAATTATAATCAATTTCACGAGGATTATCGATAGCTTTTAAAATAGCATTCTTTGTAATCTCATGAAAAACAATTCGTTTTGTTTTCTTTTTATCTAATTTTAATTCTTCCGCCAAGTGCCAAGAAATAGCCTCTCCCTCGCGGTCCTCATCACTTGCTAACCAAACCGTCTCGGCATTTTTAGATAACGTTTTAAGTTTGCTAACTAAAGCTTTTTTATCCGAAGAAACTTCATATTTAGGCAAGAATCCATTTTCTACATCTACACCAATTTCTTTAGAAGGTAAATCAGCAATATGCCCATAACTGGACTCTACTTGATAATCACTTCCTAGAAATTTTTCGATTGTTTTCGCCTTCGCAGGTGACTCCACTATAACTAAATTCTTTGCCATGTCCCGTTTGTTTGTGTCGGCAAAAGTATATGATTTTTTTAAATTTTGGGTTTTTTAAATTTTAAAAGTCAATATAATCGTTGATTTACAAGTTTTCAATGGTTTAAATCTCATCCCTTTTAAGAAAAAAACATTCTAATAATAAATGAACACTTATTATAAATCTAACCTATTTTACTACAAATAAAATCATTATTTAGGAGCGATTACAACTTCAATACCAAGTTCTTCCAGTTTCGTTTTAGTTTCGATATCTATACCTTCATCTGTAATCAAAACATCAATTTTATCTAAATTACAAATTTTACCAAAACCTCTTACATTCATTTTTGTAGAATCTGCTAAAACAATAATTTTCTCAGAAACATCTATCATAGCTTGATTTAAATGCGCTTCTAAAGAATTTGATGTACTTAAACCAAAATCCAAATGAATCCCATCTGCTCCCAGAAATAGTTTATTACAAGAAAACTGACTCAAAGTAGCCTCTGCAATCGGACCTACGGCTGAAGTTGAACTGTTTCGAATATCTCCGCCCAATTGTATCGTATCTATGTTCGTTACTTTACAAAGTTCTAAAGATACCTTTAATGAAGGGGTAAGCACCGTTAATTTTTGAAACCCTGTGATAGTCCGAGACAAATAATGAATATTCGAACCCGAGCCCAATATAATATAATCGTGATCATTAATATATTTTAAAGCCTCTTTTGCTATTTGTTTCTTTTGTTCAACCTGCAATCCTTCTTTATCATCAACATTTCTTTCAAAAGCATAAATAGGTTGCTTACTGGCTCCACCATGTGTACGATGCAAAAGCTTTTCATTTTCTAAAAAATTTAGATCCTTTCGTATGGTTACGGTTGAAACATTATGTGTTTCACACAAATCAACCACATTCACATATCCTTTTTGATTTAATTCCTTAAGTATATCCTCTTGTCTCCTATTGATCATTGTCATAATAAAACGTCTTTTTAATTTTTTTGATTTTGAAAGATACAAAAATAAATTATATAAATAAATTTCATTTTATTTAAATCTCCTTTGTTTAATTTCATTATATTTGTTAATCGAAACTTTATTTTAAATAAAAAGGGCAAAACAAACCTTAATCAAAACTAAACGAACAAAAAAACAAAACAAAGCACAAATATTGAATATACTCATTATTTGCGTTAGAACGCAAGATAACATACGACGGCGGTTTACCTACCAAGTTGTTTTCAACCACCGGCTTATGTTATGCGTTATATTCTCGGCTTTATTGAACTAATATTAATCCATAAAAAAAACAAAATCATGACTGCAATGCAAAATTTAAAACAGGATTTACAAGAATCTATTGCATCAGAAACAGAAGCACTGCAAGAAATTAAAAACGAATTAATAAGAAATACTTGTCTTGCAATACTTGAAAGAGTTATGAGAAATGCAATTAAAAGAATAGACGAAGAATTTTTAGAAATAGA from Flavobacterium nitratireducens includes:
- the topA gene encoding type I DNA topoisomerase, translated to MAKNLVIVESPAKAKTIEKFLGSDYQVESSYGHIADLPSKEIGVDVENGFLPKYEVSSDKKALVSKLKTLSKNAETVWLASDEDREGEAISWHLAEELKLDKKKTKRIVFHEITKNAILKAIDNPREIDYNLVNAQQARRVLDRLVGYELSPVLWRKIKGGLSAGRVQSVSVRLIVEREREIQDFKAVATYSVVAEFTNEAGKTFKAKLPKNFNTKKEAEDFLNKNIGSTYKVADLETKPTKKSPTAPFTTSTLQQEAARKLYLPVGITMQLAQRLYEAGLITYMRTDSVNLSKEAMDAAQAEIIKSYGKEFSNPRTFANKSKGAQEAHEAIRPTDMSRHTVDIDRDQARLYDLIWKRTLASQMSDAKLERTNVKIAANNHNELFTASGEVLLFEGFLKVYLEGHDDDEEEQEGMLPALKVNENLQNNFITATERYSRPAARYTEASLVKKLEELGIGRPSTYAPTISTIINRNYVEKGNLEGQERNYTQLTLQSGKVGEKVLKENTGSDKGKLVPTDIGTIVTDFLVKNFGNILDYNFTAKVEQDFDEIAEGNIEWAKMMQEFYDQFHPTVKHVEENADRESGERILGVDPVSGKPVSVRLGKFGPMAQIGDAEDEDKKFASLMKEQNIGNITLEEALNLFLLPKSLGTYKDEEVEVNNGRFGPYVRHGSVFISLPKGEDPLAVTKERAQELIDEKLKADAPIATYKGEPVQKGTGRFGPFIKWDGIFINVSKKYNFDNLSQADIEELIEDKLQKNIDKVIHNWVEEGIVVEKARWGRSVILKGKIKIELSKDVDASKLTVAEVQEMIAQKTPAKKAPAKKAPAKKAATKKK
- a CDS encoding DeoR/GlpR family DNA-binding transcription regulator, which gives rise to MTMINRRQEDILKELNQKGYVNVVDLCETHNVSTVTIRKDLNFLENEKLLHRTHGGASKQPIYAFERNVDDKEGLQVEQKKQIAKEALKYINDHDYIILGSGSNIHYLSRTITGFQKLTVLTPSLKVSLELCKVTNIDTIQLGGDIRNSSTSAVGPIAEATLSQFSCNKLFLGADGIHLDFGLSTSNSLEAHLNQAMIDVSEKIIVLADSTKMNVRGFGKICNLDKIDVLITDEGIDIETKTKLEELGIEVVIAPK